The window GTTCGTGCTGTCGGTCCGGACGGCGAACTCGCCGTTCGGCCGCCTGCTCAAGGGAATCCGGGAGGACGAACTCGCGACGAAGTCGCTGGGCAAGAACACCGATCTGGTGAAGATCAAGGTGTTCGTGCTCGGCTGTGCGATCATGGGGCTGGCCGGAATCTTCTGGCAGGGCCGCAACGGCTACGTCGACCCCGACGCCTTCCTCCCGATCATCACGTTCTACATCTTCATCGCCCTGATCATCGGCGGCTCGGGCTCGAACACGGGCAGCGTCGTCGGCGCGCTCGTGTTCGCCGGGGTTCTGTTCGAGGGGCCGCCCTACGTCCAGCGGATCATCAACCAGGTGATCGATCTGCCCCGGCCCACGACGATCTACGACGCGGTCGTCGCCCTCGGCTCGTTCGATCCGTTGCCGCTCGTCGGCTACACCGTCGGCCAACTCGCGAACCTGCGATTCGTCCTGTTCGGGGTCATCCTGATCCTCCTGATGATCTACCGGCCGGACGGGTTGCTCGGCCACCGCGACGAACCGGCGTCGCCGCTCGATCTGCGGGCCGAACGGCCGACGGACGGCCCCTCGAGCGTCGACGGGGGTGACGACGATGAGTGACGTCGAGGTGAGCGGGGCCGACGGGGCCGCCGAAAGCGAGGCGACCCACCCGCTTCGCATTTCGAACCTGACGAAAACGTTCGGCGGGATCCTCGCCGTCGACGGCGCGAGTTTCGCCGTCGAACGGGGCAGCATCACCGGGCTGATCGGCCCGAACGGGGCCGGGAAGTCGACGACGTTCAACCTGATCACCGGCGTTCACGCGCCCGACTCCGGGCACGTCTACTTCGAAGGCGAGGACATTACCGGCCTGCAACCCCATCAGGTCGCCGAACGGGGGCTGGTCCGGACGTTCCAGATCACCCGCGAACTCGGCGAGATGACCGTCCTCGAGAACATGCTGCTGGCGTTCAAAGGACAGCGCGGCGAGGCGCTGTGGCGGTCGGTCCTGCCGGTCGCCCGCCGTCGCGTCGTCGAGGAGGAGCGGGATCTCCTCGAGCGGGTCTGGGAGACGCTCGAACTGTTCGAGATCGACCACCTCGCCCACGAGGAGGCGGGGAACCTTTCGGGCGGCCAGCGGAAACTGCTCGAACTGTCGCGGGCGCTGCTGACCGACCCCGAGATGTTGCTGCTGGACGAACCGATGGCGGGCGTCAACCCGACGCTCGAGGGGAAACTGCTCGAGCGGATCCACGACCTGACCGACGAGGGCTACACGTTCCTGATCGTCGAACACGACATGGACGTCATCATGGAGAACTGCGAGCACGTGATCGTCATGCACCAGGGATCGGTACTGGCGGAGGGTACGCCGGCGGACATTCAGTCGAACGAACGCGTCATCGAGGCCTACCTCGGGGGTGAGGTCTGATGCTGGTCGTCGACGGTCTGGACGCCGGCTACGGGGATCTGCAGGTCCTTCACAACGTCGACCTCCAGGTCGACGAGGGCGAGTACGTCGCCATCGTCGGCCCGAACGGGGCCGGGAAGTCGACCGTGATGAAGTCGGTCTTCGGCCTGACGACGTACATGGGCGGACGAATCGAGTTCCAGGGCCGCGAAATCAGCGGTCTTCGGCCCGAGGACATCATCACCCACGGGATCGGGTACGTCCCCCAGAACGACAACATCTTCTCGTCGCTCTCGGTCCGTGAGAACCTCGAGATGGGCGCGTACATCCTGGACGAGGTGCCCGAAGACGCGATCGCAGAGGTCTTCAACCGGTTCCCGATCCTCGAGGAGCGCCAGGACCAGACGGTCGGGAGCATGAGCGGGGGCCAACAGCAGATGGTCGCGATGGGCCGGGCGCTGATGCTCGATCCGGATCTGCTGTTGCTCGACGAGCCCTCGGCGGGACTCGCGCCTGACCTGGTCGAGGACATGTTCGACCGGGTGGACGCAATCAACGACGACGATACCGCGGTCTTGATCGTCGAGCAGAACGCCAAAGAGGCGTTGCGCCGCTGTGACCGGGGCTACGTGCTCGTCCAGGGCGAGAACCGATACGAGGACGACGGCGACGCGCTCCTTGCCGACGAACAGGTTCGGCGGGACTTCCTGGGCGGCTGAGCCGTCGTCTCAGGCCTCGAACTCGATGCGTTCGACGGCCTCGATCTCGAAGTCGCCGAACTCGAAGATGTCGTACGAGACGCTCTCCATGTCCCCGTTCTCGTCGAAGTCGACCGTGCTCGAGGCGCCCTGGTACTCGACCTCCGCGCCGTCGGCCGCGAGTTCGACGCCCTCGGCGAAGTTCGACGGCCCGACCACCTCGCCGCCGGGGTTGGCGACCTCGCGCATCTGGCTGCTGATCGCGTCGCCGTCGTTCTCGCCCGCCCGGAGGTTCGCCAGGATCTGGACCGCGCTGGCGTCGTAGGCGTGGGCGTTGAACACGCCCGGGCCGGAGCCGTACTCCTCCTCGTACAGTTCCGCGAACGCGTCGGCCTCCGGACCGTCGGCGGCCGGTGCCGTTCCCATGACGTTGTCCATCGGGTTGTCGACGTCCTCCGGAAGGCCGTCCTCGATCAGCCCGTCCGTGACCATGATCGGTAACTCGTCGCTGAACTCCCCGTAGAAGTCCCGGAAGATCTGGATCCCGCTGACGGGGAACGCGATCACGATGAGCACGTCCGGCTCGTCGCTCAGGACGTCCTCGAGCCCGGAGGTGTACGACGGCTGTTCCGGTTCGAACGCCACCTCGTTGGTCACCTCGCCGCCGAGCTCCTCGAAGGAGTCGACGAACACCTCGGAGAGCGCCTGGCCGTAGTCGTCGTTGAGGTGGAACGAGGCTGCGCTCTCCCAGCCGCGTTCCTCGAAGGCGACCTCGGCCATCACCTGGCCCTGGAGCGCGTCGCTTGGCGCCGTTCGGAAGACGTAGTCGCCGTCGAGGTCGGTGATCAGCGGCGACGTGCTGGCCGGCGAGCACATCACGACCTGTTCGGGGATCGCGACGCTCTCGGCGACGGGGATCGTCACGTCCGACGCCGCGGCGCCCGTAAAGGACGGGACGCCGGCGGCGACGAGGTCTTCGGCGCGGCTGATGCCCGCCTCCGACTCCGTCTGCGTGTCCTCCCGCTGGACGGCTACCGTGACCGGGCTCCCCTCGTTCTCGAGTTGGAGCGCCGGCAACTCCGCGGCGTCCGCGATCGGCGTCCCGAGTTCACCGAGGTCGCCGGTTTCCGGCTGGAGAATCCCGAGCATGACCTCCCGCTCGTCGGGATCCGTGCCTGTCGCTTCCGCGTCCTCTTCCTCGTCGTCGCCGTCCTCCGACTCCTCGATGACGTCTTCTTCCTCGCCGATGCAGCCGGCGAGCAGTCCAGCAGTCCCTGTTGCACCCAATCCCTTGACGTACGTCCGTCGGTTGATGTTCCCTGGCATCGTTGCTGTGATCGAATCTCGTTCTCGTGCGGTTCGCCGTCTCAGCAACCAGGACAGCCCCGGGAACGCACCACGTCCGGGGACTGTGGTCTCGCCGTCCCGACCGGTCTCGACTACTTGTCGCTCGTTCCCACTCCACACGGTACGGTTCCACATACCCCTATACGAGGGTTATCCTTGATTTCGTTCACTATGGGCGAGAAAACTCCAGCGATCGTCCCACGACCGACTACCGTCGGCCACCGCCGAACCGCAGCTACTCGTCGTCCTCGAGCAGTCTGTCGACCATCTCGTCGGGATCGAACCGCTCGAGGTGGTCGTACCCCTGCCCGACTCCCAGAAAGAGGATCGGCTTGCCCGTCACGTGGGCGATCGAGATCGCCGCGCCGCCGTTGGAGTCGGCGTCGGCTTTCGTCAGGATCGCGCCGTCGATCTCGGCGGCCTCGTTGAACTCGCGGGCGCGGTTGACGGCGTCCTGGCCAGCCACCGCCTCGTCGACGAACAGGGTCATGTCGGGATCGACGACGCGGTCGATCTTCTCGAGTTGGTCCATCAGGCCCTCGTCGGTGTGCAGACGGCCGGCGGTGTCGCCGAGCACGACGTCGACGTCGTTTGCCTCGGCGTACTCGACGGCGTCGTAGAGCACGGCCGCGGGGTCGCCGCCCTGCTCGTGGCTGATGCACTTCGTGTCCAGAGCGTCGGCGTGCTCCTGGATCTGCTCGTTGGCCCCGGCGCGGTAGGTGTCGCCGTTCGCCATCACCGTCGAGTAGCCCCGCTCCTCGAAGTAGCGGCTCAGCTTCGCGATCGTGGTCGTCTTGCCGACGCCGTTGACGCCGGTGAAGACGATGGTAACGGGCTTGTCCTCGATGGCGATGCGCTCGTCGAAGTCGAACTGGCCGACGCTGATCACGTCGTAGATGGCCTCCCGCAGAGCGTCCTCGACGACCTCGCCGGTCGAGGTGGTGAACGTCCGCGTCTCGCCGACGAGTTCGTCACGGATGTTGTCGAGGATCTCCTGGGCGACGTTCATCTCGACGTCGCTCGAGAGCAGCGCCATCTCGAGTTCGTAGAGGGGGTCCTCGAGGTCCTCTTCCTCGATGACGAACTTGCCCTTGACCAGCGATTTGGCCTTGCGGCCGAAGCCGGTCGAGTTGGACTCCTCCCGGGATTCGTCTTCGTCGGACTCGTCGTCGGTGGCGGCTTCGTCGCTCTCGTCCTCGAGAGCGGCCGGCTCCGCGTCGGGTTCCTCGAGTCGGTCGCCAACGCCCGCCTCCGACGGGGACGCGGCGTCGGTGTCGGCGGCGTCGGGACCGGGACCGGGATCGGGATCGGGATCGGAAGCGGCCTCCGCTTCGGCCACCGCCTCCGTCTCTTCGTGGCCGGCGTCTCCCTCGGGGGAGTCCTCGAGTTCTTGTTCCGGCTTCGGCTCTGTCTCTTCGAGTTCGACGTCGTCCTCCTCGGGATCGACTTCTTCGACGTTCTCTTCGGCGGCTTCTTCCGCGTCTTCTCGGAAACTTCCGAGCTTCTTCTTCAGGTTATCGAACATGGCTATGGATGGCTGTGGCAGTGATAGGGACGGTTACAGTGGCAGTTGCAGTCGAAACCGACCGTCGAACGGGACCGATAGGGTGGATACCTGACCCATCGCGATCGACGGTGATAGAAGTGGCGATGACGGCTCCGTACGTCCGACTGCGACCGCGTTCGCGGCCGCCGACGGGCGAAACCGACGCTCCGTTACTCGTCCCCTTCGGGACCGCCGCCCATCCCCTGCATCTGCTGTTGCATCGCCTGCTGCTGGAGCTGCTGGGCCTGCTGCTCGAGCTTTTCGCTCTCGCTTTCGAGCTCCGCGATCTCCTCGTTGACCTCGTCGATCCGGTCGTCGAGGTGCTCCTTTTTGTTCTCGAGGGCGTCGACGGCGTCGTCCTCCTCGAACTCCGCGGCGTAGTCGGCCCCGAGGTCGACGATCGCCTCGTCGATGTCCTCGATCGTCGCGCGGAGGTAGGCACCGCCGCCGATCGGGACCTGAACCGTCGAGCCGGTCTCTAAGGTCTCGAGGGCTTCGATAGCCTCGTCGACCTCGATCTTCTCCTGCTGGAGCGACTCGACGTTCGCTTCGAGGGCCTCGATCTCTTCCTGGATCTCCTGGAGTTCCTGGGAGAGCTGCTGGAGTTGCTGCTGGCTCATTGTGCGTCGACCTCCTCGAGGTCGATCTCGGTGCGTTTGAGCCCGTGCTGGCTCCCGAGCTGGGAGAGGGCGTGTTCGCGGGCGACGTCCTCGTTTTCGGCGTCGACCGTCGTTTCGAACTCCGCGTAGCCGTCGCGGGTCTTGAACTGACCGGTCACCGTAAACTGACTCATGGCTGTTCCTCCGGCAGGCAGTCGGAAGAATCTTCCCTTCCGTATTTTCGGCCGGGTGTCGATCCCTGATCGCCGGTGGGGTCGAAATCAGTCGTGTCAGTACCTCCGGCCGGCCCGAACGCGGCCATCGCCTCCCCCGAGTGTGAGGGGGTCGGAGACGGGAACCCACAGGACGAGAAACGGTTTTGCCCGGGAGCCCGTACGGGCCTCCATGGCCGACATCGATCCCGGCACGCTCCTCCCGAACGATCGCATGAAACGACAGGCCCTCGAGGGCGAGGTCACCCAGATCCACCGCGGCCAGCAGTACGCCGACGAGGGCGACACGTTCACCATCGAGGATACCACGTTCGAGGTGCGGGAGGTGACCGACCGGACGCTCGGCGACCTCACCGACGAGGACGCACGGGCCGAGGGCATGGCGGACCTCGAGGGGTATCGCCGACTGCTCGAGCGTGCCCACGAGAACTTCGAGTGGGACGACGACAGCGAGGTCGTCCTGCACCGGTTCGAACCGCAGTGAGGACTCCATGACATGAACCATCTCCCACCGCTCGACGACGGCGAATGGCGACTCCCGAACCACGCCCACGTCGTCGTCTACGACCGCGAGTGCGAGGACGAGGACGGCGAGCGCGGCCTGCTCACGATCTACGACTGCGGCGCGGCCCAGAAGCCGCCGCGGGCCCAGTTGCTCGGCACCCTCGAGGGCGTCGACGCCGAGGCCGAGTTCGAGTCGACGCCGACGGGAAAGATCGTCAAACTGCGCGAGGCGGCGACGCTTTCCGAGGGCGAGCCGGATCGGTTCCGGATCCGCTAGGCGATCAGACCGGAAGCCGATCCGCCCGCTCGAGGAGCAGGAGACCGACGACCAGCGTGGCCAGGAAGACGGCCGCGGTCCGGAACACCAGATCGTAGGTGTATCCGCCCTCGATGAACAGTCCCAGCACGAACGAGCCGAGCGCCTGCGTGAGCATCCACATCGAACTGAACACGGCGTAGGCGCTGCCCCGCGTCGAATCCGGCAGCGTATCGAGGAGGAACGTGTCCGTGGCCGGAAACAGCGCGTGGATGACGAATCCGAGGACGCCGGAGACGAGGATCACGGCGATCAGTCCTTCGACCGCGGTCAGTACAAGCAGGGTCGCCGAGAAGGCCCCCACGACCCCGAGCAGGTACGGCACCCGGGGCAGCCTGTCGGCGAGGTCGCCCCCGAAGTAGAACGCGGGGATGCCCGCGGCGAAGACGATGGTGAGCATCGTCCCCGCCATCCGGTCCGAGTGGCCTTTCGACTGCATGTAGAGTTCGTAGAAGTTGAACACGCCCTGCCAGACGAACGAGGCGATGCCGACGATCGCGAGCGTCGTGACGATGATCCGCCACTCCGAGAGCGCTCCGGCGACGAAGTTACGGTCGTCCTCGCCGGCCCGCGGCAACTCGGTTCGTTTCGCCTCGAGACCGGTATAGACCGTGACCGCGGCCGCGACGACGGCGATCAGCCACAGCGACAGCCGCCAGTCGGCGACGATGGCGACCGTGATCGTGACCAGCGGCGCGGCGATCACCGCGGCGATCTGGCTGGCTGCGCCGTGGATCCCCATGACGCGACCGACGCGATTCGGGAACAGTTCGCTCAGGAACGGGTTCGCGGAGACGAAGTAGACGCCGGAGGCGATCCCCATCAGGAACGCGCCGACCATGAGGTGGCGGATCGACACTGCGGTCGCGGCGAACGCGGAGGCGACCGCGAGGATCGACCCGGACCCGAGCACGACGTAGTGTCGCGGCACTTTCGTCAGGAGCCATCCCGTGGGCAGGCGCGGCGACGCGCTGCCGACCCACGCGAGGGTGACGAGGAGCCCGGCGGTCGCCTCCCCGATCGCGAACTCCCCGATGATGACGTTGAGAAGCGGCGCGAAGATAATTCTGGCCAGGTTGAGAAGGAAGACGAGTCCACAGAGAGAGGCGAAGAGTCGAGCGCGGCTCACGACCACTATTTCCGACGGGCGGCCACAAACGTTCCGAAACCGGAACCGTTTGGGACACTGAAACACTCACGGTAGCCGGTCGCTCGGTCACGGTAGCGAGCCACAGGCGGGACGCAACGCTCGCGACTCGAGCGCTCTGTCTCTGTCGGAACGGAACACCCCGCAACGGGAACGACGGGAACGACGGGAACGACGGGAACGACGGGAACGACGGGAACGCACAGGCGTCGCTCCGCGAGATCGAACACTCGAGCGGGTAGAACGGAACCGGGCGTCCACGACCCGGAAAACACGGTGCCGCGACGGCCGTGGCGAGATCGACGGTCGATAGTCGACAGCTGACCGTCGACGGCCGCGCCGACGGCACGAACGAGGGTCGCCCGACCTACTCGAGGTAGCCCAGCGCGTCCTCGATCCGGCCCAGTTCCGGTCCGGTCGTGTCTTGGCCGACGACGTAGCCGGCGTCGTTGGCGACCAGTCCGGAGCCGACGAGCGGCGCGCCGTAGTTGACGGTGCCGACGTCGGCCCGGACGTCGAGGGCGTCCTCGAGGAAGTCAAGTTCCTCGTCGGTCGCCTTCGGGTGACAGAGCACCCCGGAGTTGGTCGCGACCGCGGCGGTTCCGACGGTGCGGACGCCCGCCAGGTCGCCGCGTTCGACCGGCACGTCGAGCGTGTTCTTGACGATCCGTATCGCCTCCCGGGGCAGGTCCGGATGGACGTAGGCCCCGTAGTCGTTCGCAAGGACGACGTTGCCGGCGGCGTTGATGCTGCCGGGCAGTTCGGCGACGGGGAGGTCGACCGCCTCCTCGAGTTGCTCGCGCTCGTAGTCGAGGATCCGCGAACTGACGAGGAGGCCGTTCTCGTTACCCGTCGCTAGGGCGCCGACCGTCGAGGAGCCGCCGACGGTCGTCGGGACGGCCGGCACCTCGAGTTCGTCGGTCAGGTCGGCGACGACGTCGTCGTCGACGTCGCGGCGAACGAGCACGCACGAGTCGGTCGCGCGGGCGAAGACGCCGACGTAGGCCGACCCGGCGAAGGCGAGGCGTTGCAAGTTTAGTCGGCGACCTCGGCCTCGACGACGGCCTCACCTTCTTCGTCGAAGCGGGCCGCGCGGACGCGGAGCTTTCGCGGCGGGTTGGATCGGCCGTTCGACCAGACCGCCTCGTTGATCGAGGGGTCCAGGCGGATGGCGTCCTCGTCGACCGCGAAGTGCTTCGCGAGGTGTTCGCGGACGAGTCGCATCGCGAGGTCCGCGGCCTCGTGGTTGGCCCCTTTCTTGACGTCTCGCAGCGGAACGGTTACGACGCGTTCCTCGAAATCACTTGCACTCATC of the Halobiforma lacisalsi AJ5 genome contains:
- the ftsY gene encoding signal recognition particle-docking protein FtsY; this translates as MFDNLKKKLGSFREDAEEAAEENVEEVDPEEDDVELEETEPKPEQELEDSPEGDAGHEETEAVAEAEAASDPDPDPGPGPDAADTDAASPSEAGVGDRLEEPDAEPAALEDESDEAATDDESDEDESREESNSTGFGRKAKSLVKGKFVIEEEDLEDPLYELEMALLSSDVEMNVAQEILDNIRDELVGETRTFTTSTGEVVEDALREAIYDVISVGQFDFDERIAIEDKPVTIVFTGVNGVGKTTTIAKLSRYFEERGYSTVMANGDTYRAGANEQIQEHADALDTKCISHEQGGDPAAVLYDAVEYAEANDVDVVLGDTAGRLHTDEGLMDQLEKIDRVVDPDMTLFVDEAVAGQDAVNRAREFNEAAEIDGAILTKADADSNGGAAISIAHVTGKPILFLGVGQGYDHLERFDPDEMVDRLLEDDE
- a CDS encoding ABC transporter ATP-binding protein — its product is MSDVEVSGADGAAESEATHPLRISNLTKTFGGILAVDGASFAVERGSITGLIGPNGAGKSTTFNLITGVHAPDSGHVYFEGEDITGLQPHQVAERGLVRTFQITRELGEMTVLENMLLAFKGQRGEALWRSVLPVARRRVVEEERDLLERVWETLELFEIDHLAHEEAGNLSGGQRKLLELSRALLTDPEMLLLDEPMAGVNPTLEGKLLERIHDLTDEGYTFLIVEHDMDVIMENCEHVIVMHQGSVLAEGTPADIQSNERVIEAYLGGEV
- a CDS encoding ABC transporter ATP-binding protein, with product MLVVDGLDAGYGDLQVLHNVDLQVDEGEYVAIVGPNGAGKSTVMKSVFGLTTYMGGRIEFQGREISGLRPEDIITHGIGYVPQNDNIFSSLSVRENLEMGAYILDEVPEDAIAEVFNRFPILEERQDQTVGSMSGGQQQMVAMGRALMLDPDLLLLDEPSAGLAPDLVEDMFDRVDAINDDDTAVLIVEQNAKEALRRCDRGYVLVQGENRYEDDGDALLADEQVRRDFLGG
- the rpl18a gene encoding 50S ribosomal protein L18Ae translates to MSQFTVTGQFKTRDGYAEFETTVDAENEDVAREHALSQLGSQHGLKRTEIDLEEVDAQ
- a CDS encoding MFS transporter; translated protein: MSRARLFASLCGLVFLLNLARIIFAPLLNVIIGEFAIGEATAGLLVTLAWVGSASPRLPTGWLLTKVPRHYVVLGSGSILAVASAFAATAVSIRHLMVGAFLMGIASGVYFVSANPFLSELFPNRVGRVMGIHGAASQIAAVIAAPLVTITVAIVADWRLSLWLIAVVAAAVTVYTGLEAKRTELPRAGEDDRNFVAGALSEWRIIVTTLAIVGIASFVWQGVFNFYELYMQSKGHSDRMAGTMLTIVFAAGIPAFYFGGDLADRLPRVPYLLGVVGAFSATLLVLTAVEGLIAVILVSGVLGFVIHALFPATDTFLLDTLPDSTRGSAYAVFSSMWMLTQALGSFVLGLFIEGGYTYDLVFRTAAVFLATLVVGLLLLERADRLPV
- a CDS encoding 50S ribosomal protein L31e, which codes for MSASDFEERVVTVPLRDVKKGANHEAADLAMRLVREHLAKHFAVDEDAIRLDPSINEAVWSNGRSNPPRKLRVRAARFDEEGEAVVEAEVAD
- a CDS encoding translation initiation factor IF-6; the encoded protein is MQRLAFAGSAYVGVFARATDSCVLVRRDVDDDVVADLTDELEVPAVPTTVGGSSTVGALATGNENGLLVSSRILDYEREQLEEAVDLPVAELPGSINAAGNVVLANDYGAYVHPDLPREAIRIVKNTLDVPVERGDLAGVRTVGTAAVATNSGVLCHPKATDEELDFLEDALDVRADVGTVNYGAPLVGSGLVANDAGYVVGQDTTGPELGRIEDALGYLE
- the pfdA gene encoding prefoldin subunit alpha — its product is MSQQQLQQLSQELQEIQEEIEALEANVESLQQEKIEVDEAIEALETLETGSTVQVPIGGGAYLRATIEDIDEAIVDLGADYAAEFEEDDAVDALENKKEHLDDRIDEVNEEIAELESESEKLEQQAQQLQQQAMQQQMQGMGGGPEGDE
- a CDS encoding ASCH domain-containing protein, translated to MADIDPGTLLPNDRMKRQALEGEVTQIHRGQQYADEGDTFTIEDTTFEVREVTDRTLGDLTDEDARAEGMADLEGYRRLLERAHENFEWDDDSEVVLHRFEPQ
- a CDS encoding ABC transporter substrate-binding protein translates to MPGNINRRTYVKGLGATGTAGLLAGCIGEEEDVIEESEDGDDEEEDAEATGTDPDEREVMLGILQPETGDLGELGTPIADAAELPALQLENEGSPVTVAVQREDTQTESEAGISRAEDLVAAGVPSFTGAAASDVTIPVAESVAIPEQVVMCSPASTSPLITDLDGDYVFRTAPSDALQGQVMAEVAFEERGWESAASFHLNDDYGQALSEVFVDSFEELGGEVTNEVAFEPEQPSYTSGLEDVLSDEPDVLIVIAFPVSGIQIFRDFYGEFSDELPIMVTDGLIEDGLPEDVDNPMDNVMGTAPAADGPEADAFAELYEEEYGSGPGVFNAHAYDASAVQILANLRAGENDGDAISSQMREVANPGGEVVGPSNFAEGVELAADGAEVEYQGASSTVDFDENGDMESVSYDIFEFGDFEIEAVERIEFEA